Below is a genomic region from Brassica rapa cultivar Chiifu-401-42 chromosome A08, CAAS_Brap_v3.01, whole genome shotgun sequence.
ttaacaaacaaagatggacgacttccatgtaagtcgtctataaaatcacatttaaaagtcaattgcaaaactaacatgtgcattgaccagaagacttccgtgtaagtgatctacagccagacgacttacttgtctggacgaacagatctggGAAAAAACtgatttcatagtttcaaccagTGAGATAACTTGTTTATCACACATAAGTCTTCTCCAAGCACCCAAAATCTCCATCAAAAGTGACCCATCAAAGAATCGTAAGCTTCAAtggctctatgaaccataaaaattttagaatcaaaatcttgtgttttctttggatgaatatggagagaaagtgaaagagatgttgtttttagttcataagaattgaGAATGAAAGAGTCTAAATCGATATTTAGGTGCATTAAGAGTTTCAAATttgttgttcatggtggttggtgtattgatggCAATGACAATATTGTGAATActtgaggaagatgaagataatagagaaaaatatgcattttccaaaaaaaaaagttatgacATTTTCgtaaataattagatttttggGGGTGAAAGAGGCAAGTCAAAgtttcaaaaaacacatgggttagttttgtgtttgactttaagttttgagtcatatttgcaaAAACCCCTTAAATTAATGATGATTGGTTTATTTCATTGAGACTTGTATtacattggttgttctatttcgGTTGGTTCCCCAGACCACCTCAAACTTGAGTAATAGATCAGCcgtttgatgtcaaaaaaattaatgatgatTGATTACCGaaaaaattaatgatgtttCACCTTAATTGTTATATATCTACATTTTATTTCTAAcccatcaatatatatatatatatatatatgaaaatttaaaacaattaatatagtttatttaTATAAACCATAAATCATATTATTGGCAAGTGGTAAGATATATTAAatctaggggtgttcaatccggatatcggttcggtttcggttcggtttttttcggttttcggtatttcggttagtaaaatatgactaccattctaaatccatatttacttcggttcggttcggtttatataccgtcggttttcggtttattcggttttataccaaaaaacataattattttgtttgagatcatattatatgaattttagagtcatattgtcaacacagtcatttattaaaaatatattgcatgttcaaataaatgaacaaaaaagtaaaaatgcttttaccttcaaataaaataatcaaagcttgaaattttgaaaataaaaatatgaaacaaaacaaaaacatgaattttttttttcactcttccatatttagtgttcattaaactcatgctttttcaattgaaaatttttcattaattattgtTCATCAaattataatcttcatattaatttagtgaagactaaaattaagcaaaaagatcaaaaaagacttagaaaataagatatctgaattgcgatgtattgttatttagttatagttcaagtttacaaattaaggttttttattactataaaattatagtaatagttattaacacaaatttaaattttgtaacaaatagattttcatgtattgttataaaatagatacatattttcatgtttctacttttaatcggttttgttcggtttattcggtttaatcggttatataccaaaccatatccaaatcctactgtttttataaaattatatccattcggtttatatggtatataccaaaaccaaaccatattgtctatttcggttcggttcggtacggttcggtttcaccatattgaacagccctaattAAATCAATGACATTTACAAATTAACATAATATGACTAAAGCATTTTAACTGAACTGGAGATACTTGCTTTTTTAAGCACAAGAGCAATTTCATATACTATTGTTAAACTATTACTGTCACACtagaattatttatatatttggaaAGGAATTATTTAACAATTCTGTTATTAATCTATTTTCTCaccgatatatatatatatacataatatatttgaagTGATTTTTGGAGAATATGCCATTATTccttaaaatacatttttcaaacaaatccaattttttttttctaaactaaatCTGTaactgatatttttttcttcacaaTTAGATAATCAATGCACAATTTGATAAAGTGATCCTATTTACAACATATTTCCCAAGATATTTTATGGTCTACgtcaatatttttttgaaggatcaaaataataataaactaaatttaaaacatataaatatataattactaATGAACTATATTTCTGCAATcctaaaacaaaccaaaaatgattttaaaggTCTCACTTTCAGTGttttttaaagttattaatttttagagATAAAGCAGAATGGTGAATTCAAATGAAAACTATTTATAGATGGATGCAATACACTACAGGTGAATAATcaacaaacataatttttggcatatgaaacatttaattttatcTGAATCTAtgcttataatattatatgagTAAACTTATAGTTTTATACAATTGCATCTTCTGAATCTTCGTAGTGTCATTTGCAGGGACCAAAAATTCATGCATCATCCAAAAATAAGTAGATGCTAAAAGGGTAATGTTTAATGTTAAGTAATGAACAAATCATACTATGTTGGTTATTTGATGGATATGCTAAGCAAGTTTGAAATTGACATTAGCAAAACACAAGTCCCAAATAACCAACATGTAATCTGTTTTtgcaataattttatattgtagattaaaaaaaaaccataatcCGTGTTTTAACGcgggtcatgttcttgtttatATTTAATTGCCGGTTCTCATTTTATTGTAAAAGTTTTCCATGAATATCATTTTATGAATTTCTCAATTCATTGTAACAATTCTACACTGTGTTGATatcaagaagaaaagaaagttaCATATTGAGTTAATATGCTGCCTATACAATTTCATATGCATTTTGACATAagctttgttttataatttaagaaaattctTCCAAGACTAAGCTTGTTTTACTTTTAtgcaatgttctaaaaatcgttAGGCGGTAACTAGGCGCTTTATAGAAGACTAGCGACTAGGCGGATTATTCGGAGCCTAGGCGAGACCTAGGCGTTaacaaattattgatttattttatatattttatacagttatatgacatattttaatttttaagtttaattataaaactattgtgatgaattatcaaaattagatatacaaacATAAGAAAGTAGAcaaatttatagatttataataatattattgcttaatttaacatatatagACAATTTATATCGATTTTAACCAATTTTAACCGATTTAAAAcagtttaaaccaatttaaatcatataaatcagattttaagaaaatcgttTTGGATAGGACAGAGTTGCCGCCTAGGCAGGGGCCTAGGCGCCGCCTAGAGAGATTTTTAGAACCTTGCTTTTATGTATTTgccacaaacaaaaaaaatgtttcaatgaGTTATTTAATTCAACGGAGAATAGTAttggttaataaaaaaaatacttaatacGTGAGTCCAAGCCCGGCCCAAATTGCATCAAAAGCCCAGAAGAGTTAGTCGGACTTGAAACAGtaaattaaatttgttaattGCCAGCTCCGGACTTCAAACGAACAACTTGATAACTTTCTTGTTCAGTTCCGCTTCCGACAATCTATGCACGAGCTTCGCTGCTTACTGCCGCAATTCGATGCCTGGAACCGGAGTTTGAGTATCCGTCGGAATCTCGAGTCTATCAGGTGATACGGCTCTCTCTTCCTCGAGAAATTGTCTTGTTTGATTCGCTCCTAGGGTTTGTTAGAATAGTCGAATCTAGggttagggttttagggttttgtTAGATTTAGAGTCCGCGAGATGAAAGGAAGGTCACACCACGAGGATTGGGTCGATGGATCTTGGACTGTGGATTGCGTCTGCGGTGTGAATTTCGATGATGGAGAAGAGATGGTCAACTGCGATGATTGCGGGGTTTGGGTTCATACTCGCTGCTCTCGTTACGTCAAAGGAGAGGAGCTTTTCACTTGCGACAAGTGTAAGAGAAAGAAGAACGTTGATGATGAAGATATCGAAGAGACCGAGGTTGCTCAGTTGTTGGTTGAGCTGCCCACCAAGACCTTGAGGATGGAGAGCTCGTGTACTCGGAATGTGCCTGTTAAGCGTCCTTTTAGGTTATGGACTGAGATCCCGACGGAAGAGAAGGTTCATGTGCAAGGGATCCCGGGTGGTGATCCGGCCTTCTTTGGAGGTTTGTCGTCGGTTTTCTCACGGGAGCTGTGGAAGTGTACTGGTTATGTGCCTAAGAAGTTTAACTTCAAGTATAGAGAGTTTCCATGCTGGGATGAGGATGAGTGTCAGGAAGAAAACGGCGCTGGGGTGTTGTTTTCTATGTCGAAGGAGAGTTTGATCGCTGCTCCTGCGAGTGCTTTGGTTGCAATGAGGAGTGTTGATGATAAAGGAACCACAAAAGACCTGGACTCTGGGGAAGCTGAGATGAAACATTCTCAGAGTGCTGTGGACAAGGATAAGAGGTTGCTTCGTCCCTTGATAACGAGTAAGCGAAGAAAAGAACTGTTTGGAGCTTCTAAAGAgcggatgaagaagaaggtcGAAGTTGCTGACAAAGAAGAGGATGATGATAAGAAAGGTCAGTGAAACAACCACTTCTCTTTTTAAGCAAACTTTAGTTAGCCATTATTCATTGTTCTTAAATAAAGAAATATCGTCTTTCTTTCAGCAGTTCGACCAGCAAGTGGTTTTAACCCATCAGAAACAGAAGGTTTAAGTAGAGACTGTGGGACCGCAAAGAATGATAAGTCAAAGAAAGCTGCGTTTGAAGAATCTATTGATGGTGGGCTTGGCGAGGGTGAATCTGGTAATACAGAAATTGGTGTTGAATGCTCCAAAGAACAGAATCTTTCTGACGTTCATGCTAATGGTGCTGGAAAACAGGAAGAGAAAGCTGGCCATCATTTCCGAATTGTGCTCAAGAGCTCGGCTACTGAAGATCCTTCCGTCCCAGCAAGAAAAGATGTTACACACAATGAAGCTGATAAGGCAGAGGAGGTACGTGTTAGACTTGCATATATGAGACTTACCTTTGAATTGTCTTTGATTATAGCAACAAATGCTGAAGTTTTCAGTTGATTATTATCTAGGTGGTTTAATTCAAAGCAATTTGAtctcttatatatatacatgctcTCCTTGCAGAACCCTAAATAGCAATAAGTGCGTTGATGTCTTGTAGACTGTAACAACTGTTTGAATTAAGCAAGGCCAAGTTATTAAAGATAACAATGGGGAAGCAACTGATAACAAATACTATTTGCTTATTTTCGCAGAGGCAAGGTACAATAGATGATACGCCAGGAGATAATGCAGTTGATTCGCCTGAAAGTTCCCAGAAGCCTTCTTCTGCTTCTACACGAGAAGCTGAAGAGAAAAATTGTGATGCTGTCAGTGGTAAAATCAGTTCAAGGAAGAACCAAGTCCAAAAAGAAATTGGGGAGACTGGTGCTGGTGGAGCTGTAGGGCAGCAGACTCTGGAGTATAACAAAACGACACAGAGCAGTTCACTTCCTCCTCCTGATGAGCAGAAACCGCACCCTGTTGATATGATATCAGAAAGAACTACTGACTTAAAACGAGAGGTGTTGGTTTCGGAAGCAGAGAAAAATAGTCTGGAAACAAAGCCCGGATCTGGTGCACTTGAAGAGCCATCAAAGCCATGCAGACCTGTTCCGCACACGTTTTCAGTATATAGCAGGCCTAAGATGGTAGTCAGCATTGGGAAATCATCGTCTAGTTCAGCCACGGAAAAGTCACCTAAGCCCTCCTCTACTTCCAGGAACTCTATACCTCCCTCCAAGCAACAACCAAGTGACGGTGATGAAAACGCTAATACTAATGATGAGGACTGTGTTTCCAGTGATGCGATCCGAGAGAGAGATGGGGATGATGAGAAATCTCTGAAAGAACATACTAAATCGATGCAGCAGAGCCGCGCTTCAGTTTCCAAGACAAGAGACTCTTCCTCTTCCCTAAAGGCATCTTCAGTAGCTCGGCTTAATGGTGGCTCTTCTGAGGCTTCTGGTAAACATTCGCTTTCAGGGACCTTCCAGAAACACGACCCTATGCAGTCTATAACCGATGAAGAGGTACGTGAGAGATGTTGTTATCCATTCGCTTTTTTTTCCTATCTTTCATCTTCCCTCGGTTTTGACATTTGTTTCATTAATGACCAGCTTGCGTTAAGACTGCACCATCAACTCAACAGTTCTCCACGAGTTCCTCGTGTCCCACGCATGAGACAGCCCGGTAGCTTACCCCTGTCTCCCACCGCTACTAGTTTTAAGCGCACCTGTAGTTCCGGTAGCAAGGATCACACAACGGTATGATTATCTTTTCAAGTCGATGATCTCTCTAGGCTCGAGCTTGTTAGCTGACTATGCATCTGTTTCTCTAGTTTTCCAGAAGGAAAAACAAGGACGCATCCAAAGAAGGGTTACGAAAATCTCGTGACGATGATAGATGTAGCACGAGGAGTACCAAATCGCGGCGCCCTCCTGATTGGAGAACAACACATCAAGACAGTGGAAGCAGAGGAGGGGAAGAAAAGGAAAACCGAAAAACATCCTACTCTTCCCGGAGGGTACTTGTCCAGCCAAACTCGACTACAAGCTCAAGCAGCGGAGCGTCTTCATCCAACGAGCATAATAAGCCTTCTCCACACAGTTCCCCCAGGAATAATGGTACTCCTGTTCATCAAACTTTGCCTGGCTTAATCAATGAGATTATGAGTAAAGGCAAGAGGATGACATATGAAGAGCTCTGTAACGCAGTCTTGCCGGTATACTACTGCCTTCTGATCTCAGACATTATCTATTATCAGTTCTGGTCGCTGTTCTTAtctgttgttgtttcttttcttgCAGCACTGGCCTCACTTGAGAAAACACAATGGAGAGCGATATGCATATTCAAGCCATTCACAAGCTGTTCTTGATTGCCTGAGGAACAGGCATGAATGGGCTCGTCTGGTTGATCGTGGCCCCAAGGTATTTGGCTTAAGCTCACACTCTTTTTGCTGTCGTCTTCAACATGTAATAATCTTCTTTTGTGTTTGTTGTTTCAGACTAACTCAGGGAAAAAGAAACGGAAGCTTGATGCAGCAGAGGACGAGGAGTCAGATGAGAACGAAAGCAGCAAGGGAGGAAAGAAGCAGCTGCATCACTCTCAAGGAGAAGACTTTCCTAAAGGGAAAAGGAAAGCAAGAAAACGAAGAAGGCTCTCTCTTCAGGGCAAGGGCATAAAAGCGTTACTAAAGAAGCGAAATGAACAAGTGAGCGAAGAAGACGAGGAAGGTGCGTCGTCGTCGGATACAAGTGAAGAGAGTGTATTCTGCGAAGAAGAAGAGGCCCCCACTGCTAGTGCTAGACAAGTCTCTGCTAGTAGCTCCGAGGAAGCTGAATCCACTTCATGACTCTTCTCTCTATGTAACATAGAAGTATATATCTATGCATTATGTAGCTTTgtgtatttaccaaaaacttctCTTGTGTGGATCAGAGGTTTGTAGAGAACTCAGAGCATCTCTCTTTTCTCGACCGACGAAACAATAAACATATGCTTTTTAGAGAATGAGAACGTGATTTTCTGGCTGTAGATTTGCTTCCTCGTTTGGTATAATATAATCTTACGAAAGAAAAAAGTACACGtgcttttttttcttcaatatttgaaaattaacaACTGATAGATTAATAAAAAAGATtggtttcaaattttcaaattaaaatttggGGAATTAGGTGGTAtggctacaaaaaaaacaatattagaTCAGTAGCCAAATACCCTAGAATACATCGATACAAagtgtattttatataatattacacTTCTAACCTTCAACGCAACCGGTTTAACctgcaattttaaaaaaaaaattattcaaaagagTTAAAATTAAACGTGGTCATCATAAAGTCacacatttcttcttcttcctaacGTCCTACATGGTTTTCATTCCACGTTATTGTTATactatacaatttattttacCTTTACTTTGTTATATGGATCTTAACACCTTTATCTTTCAATTTTGTTTCTCATGTTACAAATGGAAGATTAGGTTACCAAGTAGATTGTTCGAAACTGAATTTGAGCCATCTGGTGAATATATTCTCATTTATATGTAATGATTCAATGTGTATATAAGTGAAATAGATTGTGTGTACGTAAAATGGAAAGACTATTTATGTGAAATGGAATATTTGATCTTTActatttgttgtattctattATAATTGGAGAACATAGACATTTCATGATATCATAGACATTTCATGATGTTATTTGGAGTTAGCATTAACTTTTTCTATGATATCATatacatttcataatttcaccaatatatactatactatttaTCTAGTTTCATTCTATTTAGGTTGAGggtttatatttaggtttagggtttatatttgagtttagagtttagtgaaTATGGTTTAAGGTTAAGTATATAGGGGTTTATGGTAGGATTGTTATATGGTTAATTATtgaggggtttagggtttagtgattagagtttaggtGTAGTACTTCCTCTCAAGTCTATTTTCCTTtccattttatatagtataggtgatagtacaaaatattatatattattttcgtattttaatttaatctaaaatattttacatttagaTTTGGATTTAGGAATtcaagtttagggtttagtatttcaGTCTTGGAGGTGTGTTGGGTTTAGGGATAGAGGTGGGTTGGGGTTGAATTATAAGAGTAGTCTTCATTCCATGTTAGATAATATAGAATAATAGTTcaaaatttagatatttattattttttgttgttttctttaaaatattgt
It encodes:
- the LOC103833663 gene encoding uncharacterized protein LOC103833663 isoform X1 translates to MKGRSHHEDWVDGSWTVDCVCGVNFDDGEEMVNCDDCGVWVHTRCSRYVKGEELFTCDKCKRKKNVDDEDIEETEVAQLLVELPTKTLRMESSCTRNVPVKRPFRLWTEIPTEEKVHVQGIPGGDPAFFGGLSSVFSRELWKCTGYVPKKFNFKYREFPCWDEDECQEENGAGVLFSMSKESLIAAPASALVAMRSVDDKGTTKDLDSGEAEMKHSQSAVDKDKRLLRPLITSKRRKELFGASKERMKKKVEVADKEEDDDKKAVRPASGFNPSETEGLSRDCGTAKNDKSKKAAFEESIDGGLGEGESGNTEIGVECSKEQNLSDVHANGAGKQEEKAGHHFRIVLKSSATEDPSVPARKDVTHNEADKAEERQGTIDDTPGDNAVDSPESSQKPSSASTREAEEKNCDAVSGKISSRKNQVQKEIGETGAGGAVGQQTLEYNKTTQSSSLPPPDEQKPHPVDMISERTTDLKREVLVSEAEKNSLETKPGSGALEEPSKPCRPVPHTFSVYSRPKMVVSIGKSSSSSATEKSPKPSSTSRNSIPPSKQQPSDGDENANTNDEDCVSSDAIRERDGDDEKSLKEHTKSMQQSRASVSKTRDSSSSLKASSVARLNGGSSEASGKHSLSGTFQKHDPMQSITDEEVRERCCYPFAFFSYLSSSLGFDICFINDQLALRLHHQLNSSPRVPRVPRMRQPGSLPLSPTATSFKRTCSSGSKDHTTFSRRKNKDASKEGLRKSRDDDRCSTRSTKSRRPPDWRTTHQDSGSRGGEEKENRKTSYSSRRVLVQPNSTTSSSSGASSSNEHNKPSPHSSPRNNGTPVHQTLPGLINEIMSKGKRMTYEELCNAVLPHWPHLRKHNGERYAYSSHSQAVLDCLRNRHEWARLVDRGPKTNSGKKKRKLDAAEDEESDENESSKGGKKQLHHSQGEDFPKGKRKARKRRRLSLQGKGIKALLKKRNEQVSEEDEEGASSSDTSEESVFCEEEEAPTASARQVSASSSEEAESTS
- the LOC103833663 gene encoding uncharacterized protein LOC103833663 isoform X2; protein product: MKGRSHHEDWVDGSWTVDCVCGVNFDDGEEMVNCDDCGVWVHTRCSRYVKGEELFTCDKCKRKKNVDDEDIEETEVAQLLVELPTKTLRMESSCTRNVPVKRPFRLWTEIPTEEKVHVQGIPGGDPAFFGGLSSVFSRELWKCTGYVPKKFNFKYREFPCWDEDECQEENGAGVLFSMSKESLIAAPASALVAMRSVDDKGTTKDLDSGEAEMKHSQSAVDKDKRLLRPLITSKRRKELFGASKERMKKKVEVADKEEDDDKKVRPASGFNPSETEGLSRDCGTAKNDKSKKAAFEESIDGGLGEGESGNTEIGVECSKEQNLSDVHANGAGKQEEKAGHHFRIVLKSSATEDPSVPARKDVTHNEADKAEERQGTIDDTPGDNAVDSPESSQKPSSASTREAEEKNCDAVSGKISSRKNQVQKEIGETGAGGAVGQQTLEYNKTTQSSSLPPPDEQKPHPVDMISERTTDLKREVLVSEAEKNSLETKPGSGALEEPSKPCRPVPHTFSVYSRPKMVVSIGKSSSSSATEKSPKPSSTSRNSIPPSKQQPSDGDENANTNDEDCVSSDAIRERDGDDEKSLKEHTKSMQQSRASVSKTRDSSSSLKASSVARLNGGSSEASGKHSLSGTFQKHDPMQSITDEEVRERCCYPFAFFSYLSSSLGFDICFINDQLALRLHHQLNSSPRVPRVPRMRQPGSLPLSPTATSFKRTCSSGSKDHTTFSRRKNKDASKEGLRKSRDDDRCSTRSTKSRRPPDWRTTHQDSGSRGGEEKENRKTSYSSRRVLVQPNSTTSSSSGASSSNEHNKPSPHSSPRNNGTPVHQTLPGLINEIMSKGKRMTYEELCNAVLPHWPHLRKHNGERYAYSSHSQAVLDCLRNRHEWARLVDRGPKTNSGKKKRKLDAAEDEESDENESSKGGKKQLHHSQGEDFPKGKRKARKRRRLSLQGKGIKALLKKRNEQVSEEDEEGASSSDTSEESVFCEEEEAPTASARQVSASSSEEAESTS
- the LOC103833663 gene encoding uncharacterized protein LOC103833663 isoform X3 produces the protein MKGRSHHEDWVDGSWTVDCVCGVNFDDGEEMVNCDDCGVWVHTRCSRYVKGEELFTCDKCKRKKNVDDEDIEETEVAQLLVELPTKTLRMESSCTRNVPVKRPFRLWTEIPTEEKVHVQGIPGGDPAFFGGLSSVFSRELWKCTGYVPKKFNFKYREFPCWDEDECQEENGAGVLFSMSKESLIAAPASALVAMRSVDDKGTTKDLDSGEAEMKHSQSAVDKDKRLLRPLITSKRRKELFGASKERMKKKVEVADKEEDDDKKAVRPASGFNPSETEGLSRDCGTAKNDKSKKAAFEESIDGGLGEGESGNTEIGVECSKEQNLSDVHANGAGKQEEKAGHHFRIVLKSSATEDPSVPARKDVTHNEADKAEERQGTIDDTPGDNAVDSPESSQKPSSASTREAEEKNCDAVSGKISSRKNQVQKEIGETGAGGAVGQQTLEYNKTTQSSSLPPPDEQKPHPVDMISERTTDLKREVLVSEAEKNSLETKPGSGALEEPSKPCRPVPHTFSVYSRPKMVVSIGKSSSSSATEKSPKPSSTSRNSIPPSKQQPSDGDENANTNDEDCVSSDAIRERDGDDEKSLKEHTKSMQQSRASVSKTRDSSSSLKASSVARLNGGSSEASGKHSLSGTFQKHDPMQSITDEELALRLHHQLNSSPRVPRVPRMRQPGSLPLSPTATSFKRTCSSGSKDHTTFSRRKNKDASKEGLRKSRDDDRCSTRSTKSRRPPDWRTTHQDSGSRGGEEKENRKTSYSSRRVLVQPNSTTSSSSGASSSNEHNKPSPHSSPRNNGTPVHQTLPGLINEIMSKGKRMTYEELCNAVLPHWPHLRKHNGERYAYSSHSQAVLDCLRNRHEWARLVDRGPKTNSGKKKRKLDAAEDEESDENESSKGGKKQLHHSQGEDFPKGKRKARKRRRLSLQGKGIKALLKKRNEQVSEEDEEGASSSDTSEESVFCEEEEAPTASARQVSASSSEEAESTS